In Solobacterium moorei, a single genomic region encodes these proteins:
- a CDS encoding phage major capsid protein: protein MSKELRECIEDLNKLQQRATLISKEAETADEKRCTELNTELDSIEERKKELLLKKQELEEKDKEERAAAEKIENGKGTEVKLPTEERKMEKNITRDMVEYRDAFYAFLKGEATPEQRAALITTDNGVALPKQLDDKIWDNIHTAHPILADIDIKNTGVILEVTKHTAITAGKAKKVTEGTANDNEANTFVKVVLNGNDYSKSVELSYAEAKMTQGALEDYLATEIAADLGEALATDVFAQIKADCVANKVVAATLDYASYISAFGKVSAGSNLVVYASRGTKFGSVLSLVDKNGQPVFRDGVTFGSEVKEDSAAGNEIFILDPKMFVLNVVQPVMIETDKDIKAHKIIYSGYTRAQGTMRNAGAGAFIAKA, encoded by the coding sequence ATGAGTAAGGAATTACGTGAGTGTATTGAAGATTTAAATAAATTACAGCAGCGAGCAACATTGATTTCTAAAGAAGCTGAAACAGCAGATGAAAAACGTTGCACGGAGTTAAACACAGAACTTGACTCTATCGAGGAAAGAAAAAAAGAACTGTTGCTAAAGAAACAAGAGCTAGAAGAAAAAGACAAAGAAGAAAGAGCAGCAGCCGAAAAAATTGAAAATGGAAAAGGTACGGAAGTAAAACTTCCGACGGAGGAGAGAAAGATGGAAAAGAATATTACAAGAGACATGGTTGAATATCGTGACGCGTTCTATGCGTTCTTGAAGGGTGAAGCAACACCAGAACAACGCGCAGCATTAATTACAACAGACAATGGTGTTGCATTGCCAAAACAGTTAGATGATAAGATTTGGGATAATATCCACACAGCACATCCAATCTTGGCAGACATTGATATTAAGAATACAGGCGTTATTCTAGAAGTAACAAAGCATACAGCAATTACTGCAGGAAAGGCTAAGAAGGTAACAGAAGGTACTGCAAATGATAATGAAGCAAATACATTCGTTAAGGTTGTATTAAACGGTAACGATTACTCTAAGAGTGTTGAATTATCTTATGCAGAGGCAAAGATGACGCAGGGTGCTTTAGAAGATTATTTAGCTACAGAAATTGCTGCAGATTTAGGTGAAGCATTGGCGACTGATGTATTTGCACAAATTAAGGCTGACTGTGTTGCGAATAAAGTTGTAGCAGCTACACTTGATTATGCATCATATATTTCTGCATTTGGAAAGGTATCAGCTGGTAGCAATCTAGTTGTATATGCATCACGTGGAACTAAGTTCGGCTCTGTATTATCTCTAGTGGATAAGAACGGACAACCTGTATTCCGTGATGGTGTAACATTTGGTTCAGAAGTTAAGGAAGATTCTGCAGCTGGTAATGAAATCTTCATCTTAGATCCAAAGATGTTCGTTTTAAACGTTGTGCAACCTGTTATGATCGAAACAGATAAGGATATTAAGGCGCACAAGATTATCTACTCTGGATATACACGTGCACAGGGTACAATGCGTAATGCAGGTGCAGGCGCATTTATTGCTAAGGCTTAA
- a CDS encoding tyrosine-type recombinase/integrase: MRQLRRLQRTKGYLRKTPDKHGREIVKPFIKSDFDEMVRCCINHRDKYDPSSWKYRMWYRNYILLILGVNTGNRIETLIELTPRDIAGGEYTCVEMKTGKSQQFKMNKKVYSIVKKYIERYEIQLLEYIFESRQGLKGYPITRQQAWRIIKRLADEAGIKYPVACHSLRKSYGRWYWDETHDLLTTQKLLMHESAAETMLYIMLEPSDIQDVRESINYTEKWG, from the coding sequence ATGAGACAGCTTAGACGTTTGCAACGTACGAAAGGCTATCTTCGGAAGACACCAGATAAACACGGTAGAGAAATTGTAAAGCCATTCATTAAGAGTGATTTCGATGAAATGGTTAGATGCTGCATAAATCATCGAGATAAATATGATCCGTCGTCTTGGAAGTATCGTATGTGGTATCGGAACTATATTCTATTGATTTTAGGGGTCAACACAGGAAATCGCATTGAGACGTTAATAGAATTAACTCCTAGAGACATCGCTGGCGGTGAATATACGTGTGTAGAAATGAAAACGGGTAAATCTCAGCAATTTAAAATGAATAAGAAAGTATATTCAATTGTAAAGAAATATATTGAGAGATATGAAATACAACTGCTTGAGTACATCTTTGAATCAAGACAGGGCTTAAAAGGGTATCCAATCACGCGACAACAGGCATGGAGAATTATAAAGCGGTTAGCGGATGAAGCTGGAATAAAATATCCTGTAGCTTGCCATAGTCTTAGGAAATCATATGGACGATGGTATTGGGATGAAACACATGATCTATTAACAACGCAGAAGCTGCTAATGCATGAAAGCGCTGCAGAGACTATGCTCTACATCATGTTAGAGCCATCTGATATACAGGATGTTAGAGAGTCTATTAATTATACCGAAAAATGGGGATAG
- a CDS encoding PcfJ domain-containing protein, translating to MRDADYYVKRRLKAPKAFFDWCYSQIPTIIFSNKDKVISSNRKGCKVIRKRLNKNTRTDFYDCYKCFAITLCTPKRIEIQSYGFYSRYNRGIQDIKCELVNFELFENDEHIQCSQNYFLNDVYQFGLCRQFSMGGPYSGVIMYENDFDEMLKQKSELKYIEWKKPISIYEIRRFYKYRREIEFLQKIKARRIAYELMYMSEQCDMRIMNEKWLRKHKHEIKNSDFGFEKVILDEKIRERNGKAIAGIEKYISHVNFDRIPSCVGIIHFQNWAIKNQIDFRYYIDYLKLMEQCNVPINDTNACPRNLRQAHDHLVELNNALEREREAKAKRNRDRELKNKFDELIKTRNYMEMEINGLKFILPKRASDIVKEGSVLHHCVSTYVDRHASGKTTIVFIRNSEDPNKPLYTMEFCKKEIVQIRAKYNQEPPEGVFEAAEIWKKKVVTRGRKNA from the coding sequence ATGAGAGATGCAGATTACTATGTCAAAAGACGCTTGAAAGCTCCGAAAGCATTCTTTGATTGGTGCTACTCACAAATTCCGACAATTATTTTTTCAAATAAAGACAAAGTAATTTCATCAAATCGAAAAGGATGTAAAGTTATACGAAAAAGATTGAATAAGAATACGCGGACAGATTTCTATGATTGCTATAAATGTTTTGCAATCACTCTATGTACGCCAAAACGCATAGAAATACAATCCTATGGTTTTTATTCAAGATACAATCGAGGAATTCAGGATATTAAATGTGAGCTAGTAAATTTCGAGTTATTCGAAAACGATGAACATATTCAGTGTAGCCAAAATTATTTTCTGAATGATGTCTATCAATTTGGATTATGCCGACAGTTCTCAATGGGTGGTCCATATTCAGGAGTGATCATGTATGAGAATGATTTCGATGAGATGCTAAAGCAAAAATCGGAACTAAAATACATTGAATGGAAAAAACCTATAAGCATTTATGAAATTAGGCGATTTTATAAATATCGTCGTGAAATAGAATTCTTGCAAAAGATTAAGGCACGACGGATTGCATATGAACTGATGTATATGTCTGAACAATGCGATATGAGAATCATGAATGAAAAATGGTTGCGAAAACATAAACACGAAATCAAAAATTCAGATTTTGGATTCGAAAAGGTAATTCTAGATGAAAAAATCAGAGAAAGAAACGGAAAAGCGATTGCTGGAATTGAGAAGTATATTTCTCATGTGAATTTTGACAGGATTCCATCCTGTGTTGGAATTATACACTTTCAAAATTGGGCTATTAAAAATCAGATAGATTTCAGATACTATATCGACTATCTGAAACTAATGGAACAATGCAATGTACCAATTAACGATACAAATGCATGTCCTAGAAACCTTAGACAAGCACATGATCATCTTGTGGAACTCAACAATGCTCTTGAACGTGAACGAGAAGCAAAAGCTAAACGAAACCGTGATAGAGAATTAAAAAATAAATTTGATGAACTCATTAAAACGAGAAATTACATGGAAATGGAGATTAATGGTCTTAAGTTCATCTTGCCTAAAAGAGCGAGTGACATTGTTAAAGAAGGTTCCGTATTACATCACTGTGTAAGTACATATGTTGATAGACATGCTTCTGGAAAAACAACAATAGTATTTATCAGAAATTCAGAAGATCCAAATAAACCTTTATATACAATGGAATTTTGCAAAAAAGAAATCGTACAGATTCGTGCAAAGTACAATCAAGAACCACCAGAAGGTGTATTTGAAGCAGCAGAAATCTGGAAAAAGAAAGTAGTGACAAGAGGAAGAAAGAATGCTTAA
- a CDS encoding terminase large subunit has product MIEYDHTNYILKYWNEIKNKKIVVSKKIEKVYQGLANDVKSKRSKYKFDIDRASRPIFFIESFCKQSKGAIGEPIKLRLFQKAAIQAIFGFVDKNGVRRFNEVLWIMGRKNGKSVLLSAISLYMMIGDHEGGAEIDCVASKKDQAKIVFNESRNMVRQSPYLSKYIAKRKSDMYSDFNFGVFQPLSSDSNTLDGLNVHCGIIDELHSIKDRNIYDVVKQGMSARKQPILFTITTSGFNREGIYDDLYEYADKVINKDTNDERFLPLIYELDSTKEWDDEKMWPKANPGLGMIKAKSFLREMVSRAKVDSKIKATVLTKDFNLKNVTSETWLSWEQLDCEDTFSIDDVANTYAIGGCDLSATTDLTAATLLIRKKDDEKIYVLQHYFLPQARIDYLEKTSSKEAPYQVWADRGLLTICNGNMVNYSDVTQWYKDMRDKYGIDLWKMGYDRALAGYWADEMAGEFGQSVMEKVAQGPFTWTAPMKELGARLANKEINYDNNPMLKWCLSNTGIKAQGSIESIQPVKIQQNRRIDGMVSLLNAYVIYVKYRDDYLNLVG; this is encoded by the coding sequence ATGATTGAGTACGATCATACTAACTACATTCTTAAATACTGGAATGAAATCAAAAACAAAAAGATTGTAGTCAGTAAGAAGATTGAAAAGGTTTATCAGGGGCTGGCTAATGATGTTAAAAGCAAAAGAAGTAAATATAAGTTTGATATAGATAGGGCATCAAGACCTATTTTTTTTATTGAATCATTCTGCAAGCAGTCAAAAGGTGCAATTGGTGAACCGATTAAACTACGACTATTTCAGAAGGCGGCTATACAAGCTATTTTTGGATTTGTTGATAAGAATGGAGTACGCCGATTCAATGAAGTGCTATGGATTATGGGGCGTAAAAACGGTAAATCTGTTCTACTATCAGCAATATCTCTATACATGATGATAGGAGACCACGAAGGTGGTGCAGAAATAGATTGTGTTGCAAGTAAGAAAGACCAGGCAAAGATTGTATTTAATGAATCTAGAAATATGGTCAGACAATCTCCGTATTTATCAAAGTATATCGCTAAGCGAAAGAGTGATATGTATTCTGATTTTAATTTCGGAGTATTCCAGCCACTATCAAGTGACTCAAATACATTAGATGGATTGAATGTACATTGTGGTATTATCGATGAATTACATTCAATTAAGGACCGTAATATCTACGATGTAGTTAAACAGGGTATGTCTGCTAGAAAGCAACCGATTTTGTTTACAATAACTACATCAGGATTTAACAGAGAAGGTATTTATGACGATCTTTATGAATATGCTGATAAGGTCATTAATAAAGACACTAATGATGAACGTTTTTTGCCACTCATTTATGAACTTGATAGTACCAAAGAATGGGATGATGAAAAGATGTGGCCAAAGGCTAATCCAGGATTAGGAATGATTAAAGCAAAATCATTTCTGCGTGAAATGGTAAGCAGAGCAAAAGTGGATTCTAAGATAAAAGCAACTGTACTTACTAAAGACTTTAATCTAAAGAATGTAACATCAGAGACTTGGCTATCTTGGGAACAACTTGATTGCGAGGATACGTTCTCAATAGATGATGTTGCTAATACATATGCGATTGGTGGATGCGATTTATCTGCTACTACTGACCTTACTGCAGCTACACTCTTAATTCGTAAAAAAGATGATGAGAAAATCTATGTTTTACAGCATTATTTTTTACCACAAGCACGAATTGACTACTTAGAAAAGACATCTTCAAAAGAAGCACCATATCAAGTTTGGGCGGACAGAGGATTACTTACTATATGTAACGGAAATATGGTCAACTATAGCGATGTTACGCAATGGTACAAAGATATGCGTGATAAGTATGGAATTGATTTGTGGAAGATGGGATATGATAGAGCATTAGCTGGATATTGGGCTGATGAAATGGCTGGAGAATTTGGACAGTCTGTAATGGAAAAGGTTGCACAGGGCCCATTTACTTGGACTGCACCGATGAAGGAACTTGGTGCAAGACTGGCAAATAAAGAGATTAACTATGACAACAATCCAATGCTGAAATGGTGTTTATCAAACACTGGAATCAAAGCGCAGGGTAGTATTGAATCAATTCAGCCTGTAAAGATACAACAGAATAGGCGTATTGATGGTATGGTTAGTTTGTTAAATGCATATGTAATATATGTAAAGTATCGTGATGATTACTTGAATTTAGTTGGATAG
- a CDS encoding DNA adenine methylase — MSVVIKYPGAKNRIANWICSFIPSHEVYLEPFFGGGAIFFNKKQKAHIETINDLNRDVFNFFKTLRDNPDRLIKSIELTAYSRDEYEYAWSNPEGIDNVERARRFAIKCYMSIGAGNRYKNGFRSGQCGTSPNPAKSWNEYPDILQAAFERLKGVQIENLDALELIRRYDTSDVFIYLDPPYLLSTRKGNMYHHEMTDEQHVQLLKEIKNHPAKIMISGYENDMYNSVLKNWHKETKNTLAESSNKRTEVLWMNYLPENKLF; from the coding sequence ATGAGCGTTGTAATCAAATATCCTGGAGCAAAAAATAGAATTGCAAATTGGATATGCAGCTTCATCCCATCGCATGAAGTTTATCTTGAGCCATTCTTTGGCGGCGGCGCGATATTCTTCAATAAGAAACAAAAAGCGCATATCGAAACAATAAACGATTTGAATAGAGATGTATTCAATTTTTTCAAAACACTGCGTGATAATCCAGATAGATTGATTAAATCAATTGAACTCACAGCATATAGCAGAGATGAATATGAATATGCATGGAGCAATCCTGAAGGAATAGACAATGTTGAAAGGGCGAGAAGATTCGCGATTAAGTGTTACATGTCAATTGGTGCTGGAAACAGATATAAAAATGGTTTTAGAAGTGGCCAATGCGGAACATCTCCAAACCCTGCGAAAAGTTGGAACGAGTATCCGGATATTTTACAAGCTGCCTTTGAACGCTTAAAAGGTGTACAAATAGAAAATCTTGACGCGTTGGAATTGATAAGAAGATATGATACATCGGATGTGTTTATCTATTTAGATCCGCCTTATCTGCTTAGTACGCGAAAAGGCAACATGTATCATCACGAAATGACAGACGAGCAACATGTTCAACTGTTAAAAGAAATCAAAAACCATCCTGCAAAAATTATGATTTCAGGATACGAAAATGATATGTACAATTCAGTCCTGAAAAATTGGCATAAAGAAACCAAAAATACACTTGCAGAATCGTCAAATAAACGAACAGAGGTTCTGTGGATGAATTATTTGCCAGAAAATAAATTGTTTTAA
- a CDS encoding head-tail connector protein: MNDTELKQYVKTNLRITTDAYDGDEINHLIEAAKEDIAEATGIDFNINNQNECKLVVLYVRGMFGNGDEKSWNLYQERLKVAGFRKKKSDE, encoded by the coding sequence ATGAATGATACGGAGTTAAAACAATATGTTAAAACGAATCTGCGTATTACTACAGATGCGTATGATGGTGATGAAATTAATCATCTAATCGAAGCCGCAAAGGAAGATATTGCCGAAGCAACCGGAATAGATTTCAATATTAATAATCAGAATGAATGTAAGCTAGTTGTTTTATATGTTCGTGGCATGTTCGGCAACGGAGATGAAAAATCGTGGAATCTATACCAGGAACGATTAAAGGTTGCTGGATTTAGAAAGAAGAAGAGCGATGAGTAA
- a CDS encoding major tail protein, with the protein MGKIKYGISNVHYAVATDDGTGRLTYGDVKKLPGAVSLSMDAEGDTIEEFADNVSWYNDIVNNGYAGTLELESLPEEFESEVFGRKKGTKGGILETDKDQTKEVALLWQFEIGGDSTVNGKRGLLYRVKFSRNGESGETKEKTIKPNHVQLKFSAPPRINDGYVKFSAKTDDEVYTKWFEQVTEITG; encoded by the coding sequence ATGGGTAAGATTAAATATGGTATCAGCAACGTACACTATGCGGTTGCTACAGATGATGGCACAGGCCGCCTGACATATGGCGATGTTAAGAAATTGCCAGGTGCTGTATCATTAAGCATGGATGCAGAGGGTGATACAATCGAAGAATTTGCAGATAATGTAAGCTGGTATAACGACATTGTAAATAATGGATATGCTGGCACGCTTGAATTAGAGTCATTGCCAGAGGAATTCGAATCCGAAGTTTTTGGCAGAAAGAAAGGCACAAAAGGTGGCATTCTTGAAACGGACAAAGACCAAACGAAGGAAGTTGCACTACTATGGCAATTCGAAATCGGCGGTGATAGCACAGTTAATGGCAAGCGTGGACTTTTATACCGTGTTAAATTCTCTCGTAATGGAGAAAGTGGAGAAACTAAGGAAAAGACGATTAAACCAAATCATGTACAGTTAAAATTCTCTGCACCACCTCGTATTAACGACGGATATGTTAAATTTTCTGCAAAAACAGACGATGAAGTATATACAAAGTGGTTTGAACAAGTAACAGAAATCACAGGATAA
- a CDS encoding phage portal protein, translating into MGLFDIFKRSRSTYNSDFKPYDINTWSYRSFDGQTLNIDLVRASVDALARNIAKMSLRAVIANKDGTTTVDYVSDIAKVLKHPNPYMTMYDFLYKTSAMYFLNNNAFIYPEYDEKGYLIALHPINYKTFKLYELNEKLYASFQLSYTRTYTVRYDRIIHLRNHFIRDDLMGDANAALYTACELLDAQNQGIINGIKNSAIIRGILKTVNVIKEDDLTKAKERFIKDNLSAQNNGGVIAVDGKFDYQNIESKPYIVDSATMEQAKNKIFTYFGVNEEFLQNKFTSDQYEAVYEGRLEPFAILLTDSLTYALYTERERGFGNEIEVNMSRLKYQPTATIVNVISATKELGLFTRDDYRSMLGYTPLGHERGGDEIMIAVNNYVKESDIKAEEDEGNGNDSK; encoded by the coding sequence ATGGGATTATTTGATATTTTTAAACGGTCTAGATCCACATATAATAGCGATTTTAAACCATATGACATCAACACGTGGAGTTATCGCTCGTTTGACGGTCAAACATTAAATATTGACTTAGTACGTGCATCTGTGGATGCACTGGCCAGAAACATTGCTAAAATGTCATTGCGAGCTGTTATTGCAAATAAGGATGGCACTACTACAGTTGATTATGTTTCTGACATTGCAAAGGTTTTAAAGCATCCAAATCCATACATGACAATGTATGATTTTTTATATAAAACAAGTGCGATGTACTTCCTGAACAATAATGCATTTATTTATCCTGAATATGATGAAAAAGGATATCTAATAGCACTACATCCAATTAACTACAAGACATTTAAACTATATGAATTGAACGAAAAGTTATATGCTTCATTCCAGTTGAGTTATACGCGTACGTATACTGTGCGATATGACCGTATCATCCATCTTAGAAATCACTTTATTAGAGATGATTTAATGGGTGATGCGAATGCGGCCCTTTATACAGCATGTGAGTTACTTGATGCTCAAAACCAAGGAATCATAAATGGAATAAAAAATAGTGCTATTATTCGCGGAATTTTAAAGACAGTAAATGTTATTAAAGAAGATGATCTTACAAAGGCAAAGGAGAGATTTATAAAAGATAATCTTTCTGCACAGAATAATGGTGGTGTAATTGCTGTAGATGGAAAGTTTGACTATCAGAATATTGAGTCGAAACCATACATTGTTGATTCTGCAACAATGGAACAAGCGAAGAATAAGATTTTTACATACTTTGGAGTAAATGAAGAATTCCTACAAAACAAATTTACATCAGACCAGTATGAAGCTGTGTATGAAGGAAGATTAGAACCGTTTGCAATTCTTCTAACAGACTCTTTAACGTATGCGCTGTATACAGAAAGAGAACGAGGCTTTGGCAATGAAATAGAAGTCAATATGTCTAGATTGAAATACCAACCAACTGCGACAATAGTAAATGTTATTAGCGCAACGAAAGAACTTGGATTATTTACAAGAGACGACTACAGAAGCATGCTTGGATATACTCCATTAGGACATGAACGTGGTGGTGATGAAATCATGATTGCAGTAAATAACTACGTAAAGGAATCTGATATTAAGGCGGAGGAAGATGAAGGAAATGGAAATGATTCAAAATAA
- a CDS encoding HNH endonuclease: MAREFSKAFYKSSAWIKCRKAFLSIHPYCNRCEQAGKITPAEHVHHKIWLTPKNINDPYITLNWDNLEALCHDCHTKEHLGKSQVEEGLYFDSYGNLKRR, translated from the coding sequence ATGGCGAGAGAATTTAGCAAAGCGTTTTATAAATCATCCGCATGGATTAAATGTCGTAAGGCTTTTCTTTCGATACATCCATACTGCAATAGATGTGAACAAGCTGGAAAGATAACTCCAGCTGAACATGTTCATCATAAGATATGGCTAACACCAAAGAATATTAATGATCCATACATCACGTTGAACTGGGATAACCTAGAAGCACTATGTCATGATTGTCATACTAAAGAGCATTTAGGCAAGTCACAAGTTGAAGAAGGATTGTACTTTGATTCATACGGAAATTTAAAGCGCCGATAG
- a CDS encoding HK97 family phage prohead protease, with protein MKEMEMIQNKKENRSFFCDVVTRSDEQHGNVIEGVPIVFDKETDFGFCKEVIDSGALNQTDLKDVRFLINHDTDQLPLARSRNNNANSTMQLSVQEDGLHVRVDLDTENNSRARELYSAVNRQDCSGMSFMFTVDGERWEGLDTEKPVRHITSISKVFEVSAVTFPAYDQTSINARSLDSVKASLDSEREKMQANHMEEMRNALKARAERLARKDSDE; from the coding sequence ATGAAGGAAATGGAAATGATTCAAAATAAAAAAGAAAATCGCTCATTCTTTTGCGACGTTGTAACGCGAAGCGATGAGCAACACGGAAACGTTATTGAGGGCGTACCGATTGTATTCGATAAAGAAACGGACTTTGGATTCTGTAAAGAGGTAATCGATAGTGGTGCATTAAATCAAACGGACTTAAAGGATGTCCGTTTTTTAATTAACCACGATACAGACCAGTTGCCATTGGCGCGCAGTAGAAACAATAACGCAAATTCAACGATGCAATTATCTGTGCAAGAAGATGGATTGCATGTTCGCGTTGATTTAGATACAGAAAATAATTCAAGAGCAAGAGAATTATATTCAGCTGTTAATCGTCAAGATTGTAGTGGCATGTCCTTTATGTTCACTGTTGACGGAGAGAGATGGGAAGGACTGGATACAGAGAAACCGGTCAGACATATTACAAGTATTTCAAAGGTATTTGAAGTATCAGCAGTTACATTCCCTGCGTATGATCAGACTTCTATTAATGCTAGATCACTGGATAGTGTGAAAGCGTCACTGGATAGTGAAAGAGAAAAAATGCAAGCCAATCATATGGAAGAAATGCGCAATGCATTAAAAGCTAGAGCAGAGCGCCTAGCTAGAAAGGATTCTGATGAGTAA